The following are from one region of the Bacteroidales bacterium genome:
- the queG gene encoding tRNA epoxyqueuosine(34) reductase QueG, producing the protein MATLLWDEVFKIILQQGFIDAGWNVCEKVDNDVEKQYKNWLNAGFHADMQYLGKNVEKRFNPGLLVDGTQSIITMLFPWPVQEPIQGRIKISGYALGIDYHFYLREKALPILKLIERKTGKNAYFFTDSAPIMDRYWAWKAGLGFIGKNGQLIHPAHGSKIFISHIFTSAKIEGKKREVINNACGKCKRCMDACPTKAIVLPSIIDSNKCIAYWTIEAKKVDIPDHILKKGDGWIFGCDICTNVCPYNHKKKLISWENNEIYNLFRNKMFYELMSRKKFTPMNRVSAEKIMKLLNYYTR; encoded by the coding sequence ATGGCAACTTTGTTATGGGATGAAGTGTTCAAGATCATCTTGCAGCAAGGATTTATCGATGCAGGATGGAACGTTTGTGAAAAAGTTGATAATGATGTAGAAAAACAATATAAAAACTGGTTAAATGCAGGGTTTCATGCTGATATGCAATATTTGGGAAAGAATGTTGAAAAGCGATTTAATCCAGGTTTGTTAGTAGATGGAACTCAATCTATTATTACCATGTTATTTCCATGGCCTGTCCAGGAACCTATTCAAGGAAGGATTAAAATCTCTGGTTATGCTCTAGGAATTGATTATCATTTTTATTTAAGAGAAAAAGCCTTGCCAATTCTCAAACTGATTGAAAGAAAAACAGGTAAGAATGCTTATTTTTTTACTGATAGCGCTCCCATTATGGATCGCTATTGGGCATGGAAAGCCGGATTGGGTTTTATTGGGAAAAATGGTCAATTAATACATCCTGCGCATGGGTCTAAAATATTTATATCCCATATTTTTACCTCTGCAAAGATCGAGGGCAAGAAAAGAGAGGTAATTAATAATGCATGTGGTAAATGTAAACGTTGCATGGATGCATGCCCTACAAAAGCCATCGTGCTTCCTTCAATAATTGATAGTAATAAATGTATTGCTTACTGGACAATAGAAGCAAAAAAAGTTGACATTCCAGATCATATTTTAAAAAAGGGGGATGGTTGGATTTTCGGCTGCGACATTTGTACGAATGTTTGTCCCTATAATCATAAAAAAAAGTTAATTTCTTGGGAAAATAATGAAATATACAACTTGTTTCGTAACAAAATGTTTTATGAGTTAATGTCGAGAAAAAAATTTACTCCTATGAATAGAGTTTCTGCTGAAAAAATAATGAAGCTTTTAAATTATTATACAAGATAA
- a CDS encoding MgtC/SapB family protein, with protein MISVEEIVLRIVLSFIAGLIIGFERGRHRELISMRPHALISLGSGLLMLISMYVPWVFGMDNHFDPSRIAAQVVSGVGFIGAGAIIKLGVNVKGLTTASTIWVASAIGLAIGAGYYLAAFIALLVVLFILLFIDSIEKILFQEKIFKELLIEYEGNFKNKEKLHAILKSRKIQFFTVNFKKNFQTGTSIIIFNVTIPSLLDVENLIENITSLFQEEGLIVHEISLQNLN; from the coding sequence GTGATCAGTGTAGAAGAAATAGTATTGAGAATAGTATTAAGCTTTATAGCAGGTTTGATAATTGGTTTTGAGCGAGGACGTCATAGAGAACTTATCAGTATGCGTCCACATGCTCTCATCTCTCTTGGATCCGGTTTGTTAATGTTGATATCGATGTATGTTCCATGGGTATTTGGTATGGATAATCATTTTGATCCTTCTCGAATAGCAGCACAAGTTGTTTCTGGCGTTGGATTTATAGGAGCTGGAGCTATTATAAAATTGGGTGTAAATGTCAAGGGTTTAACTACTGCTTCAACCATTTGGGTTGCTTCTGCAATAGGTTTGGCTATTGGCGCTGGTTATTATTTAGCCGCATTTATTGCTTTGTTAGTTGTATTATTTATACTACTTTTTATTGATTCGATTGAAAAAATTCTTTTTCAGGAAAAAATTTTTAAAGAGTTACTGATTGAGTATGAAGGCAATTTTAAGAATAAAGAAAAACTTCATGCCATTTTAAAATCGCGTAAAATTCAGTTCTTCACGGTGAATTTTAAAAAAAACTTCCAAACTGGAACTTCGATAATTATTTTCAACGTAACCATCCCTTCTTTGCTGGATGTAGAAAATTTAATCGAAAATATAACTTCTTTATTCCAAGAGGAAGGTTTAATCGTTCATGAAATATCACTTCAAAATTTGAATTAA
- the pth gene encoding aminoacyl-tRNA hydrolase gives MEKYLIVGLGNPEEEYAGTRHNIGFDIVNQLVKKHDATFHASRLAKIANFAFRGKLVYVIKPSTYMNLSGKAVRYWMEQVKPNDFMVICDDISLPLGKIRLRKKGGAGGHNGLESVIEWLGSEEFNRLRFGIGKNFERGRQVDYVLGKWNEEELKKLDERILIAVESIEAWMLSGMDFAMNHYNNY, from the coding sequence ATGGAAAAATATCTCATTGTTGGTCTGGGAAATCCCGAAGAGGAATACGCTGGTACACGGCATAATATAGGTTTTGATATTGTAAATCAGTTAGTTAAGAAACACGATGCAACATTTCATGCTTCACGATTAGCTAAGATTGCAAATTTTGCTTTTCGTGGTAAGCTAGTTTATGTTATTAAGCCATCTACTTACATGAATTTAAGTGGGAAGGCAGTTCGGTACTGGATGGAGCAAGTAAAACCCAACGATTTTATGGTTATATGTGATGATATTTCTCTTCCCTTGGGAAAGATTCGTTTGAGAAAAAAAGGAGGTGCTGGTGGACATAATGGATTGGAAAGCGTCATTGAATGGCTTGGAAGCGAGGAATTTAATAGGCTTAGATTTGGAATAGGGAAAAATTTTGAGCGTGGGAGGCAGGTAGATTATGTTTTAGGAAAATGGAATGAGGAAGAACTGAAAAAACTTGACGAACGTATCTTGATTGCTGTTGAATCGATCGAAGCCTGGATGTTATCAGGTATGGACTTTGCAATGAATCATTACAACAATTATTAA
- a CDS encoding HU family DNA-binding protein — protein sequence MNKEQLIDAMAAQAKMTKVKTKAALDALIKAVKKSLSKGDDVVIPGWGSWKIKKLAARKGKNPRTGEVIQIPAKKVVRFKAGSDMADKIK from the coding sequence ATGAATAAGGAACAATTAATTGATGCAATGGCAGCTCAGGCAAAAATGACAAAAGTTAAAACAAAAGCTGCCTTGGACGCATTGATTAAAGCAGTAAAAAAGAGCCTTTCTAAGGGCGATGATGTAGTGATTCCTGGTTGGGGATCATGGAAGATTAAAAAACTAGCTGCAAGAAAAGGCAAGAACCCTAGAACAGGTGAAGTTATTCAAATTCCTGCTAAAAAAGTTGTGCGTTTCAAAGCTGGGTCGGACATGGCTGATAAAATCAAGTAA
- a CDS encoding HU family DNA-binding protein, with translation MNKTELIDAIAKEAKITKVEAKKALEAFMEVTKATLKKGDKIALVGFGTFSVVKRSAREGINPQTGKKMKIPAKKVVKFKAGSELSKNVK, from the coding sequence ATGAACAAGACAGAATTAATTGATGCCATTGCAAAAGAAGCAAAAATCACAAAAGTTGAAGCCAAGAAAGCCCTGGAAGCTTTCATGGAAGTTACCAAAGCCACTTTGAAAAAAGGAGACAAAATTGCTTTGGTTGGTTTTGGTACATTTTCCGTAGTTAAGAGAAGTGCTCGTGAAGGAATCAATCCTCAGACTGGCAAAAAAATGAAAATTCCTGCAAAGAAAGTTGTAAAGTTCAAAGCAGGGTCAGAACTATCCAAGAATGTTAAATGA
- a CDS encoding LysM peptidoglycan-binding domain-containing protein, translating to MKSKNFFIFLSYFILCQGQDLLENPSYIAGWINYEKTYPFICYSKNVIEWYHPDAIFPFFEKLKNADNDKVVILHIGDSHVQSDVFTGVIRDRLQEIFGYGGRGYVFPYKAAKTNSAYDYTSIVEGEWMYTRNVEMQPRFPLSFSGITCKTTDSTAGFAIVFRKKFQTLRNGFNRIRIFCNTSRESMDLLLRTSSEMEWIETEISQNATLPYICLDLPAQSYDTLFFKVKKNKPEQKFFELYAIIIESTNDKGILYISTGINGAGISSLLKQNLAIEHLKYLKPDLVIIDVGINDIYRTAFHENFILMNLLKLIQEIRTNLPTTSMILVSPQNVMYRNINIPNCKLYSALIRRIAEKEKVALYDYFTVAGGDYSMKNWYAFNLAQRDKKHLTFEGYVRRGELFINAILNAYRVYLLKKPFSYTQDFFENDTLRVDTLVGCKKNIVNAQNAYTQSSKKDNSSQANEIIYVVQKGDNLSSIASKYGVSVADIQRWNNLQGTSIYPGQKLKIHSNSKTQATVSTAFNSPKNITHVVKEGESLWSIARKYNTTVEKIKKDNQLSSDKIQPGQKLIIK from the coding sequence ATGAAAAGTAAAAATTTTTTTATCTTTTTATCTTATTTCATACTTTGTCAAGGCCAAGACTTATTGGAGAATCCGTCTTACATTGCCGGATGGATAAATTATGAAAAGACATATCCTTTTATTTGTTATAGCAAAAATGTGATTGAATGGTATCATCCAGATGCTATTTTCCCTTTTTTTGAAAAATTAAAAAATGCCGATAATGATAAGGTTGTCATTTTACACATTGGTGATTCACATGTTCAGAGCGATGTTTTTACAGGTGTAATTCGTGACAGGCTTCAAGAAATTTTTGGTTATGGTGGGAGGGGCTATGTTTTTCCCTACAAAGCAGCAAAAACTAATTCCGCGTATGATTATACATCTATCGTCGAAGGAGAATGGATGTATACAAGAAATGTAGAAATGCAACCTCGGTTTCCTTTGAGTTTTTCCGGTATTACGTGCAAAACCACAGACAGTACGGCTGGCTTTGCGATTGTATTTCGCAAAAAATTTCAGACTCTGCGAAATGGTTTCAATCGTATTAGAATTTTTTGCAATACTTCCCGCGAAAGTATGGATCTTTTATTGAGAACTTCATCAGAAATGGAATGGATTGAAACAGAAATATCTCAAAATGCAACTTTACCTTACATTTGTCTTGATTTGCCAGCTCAGAGTTATGACACTTTGTTTTTCAAAGTTAAAAAGAACAAACCAGAACAGAAATTTTTTGAATTGTATGCCATCATCATCGAATCCACAAACGATAAAGGCATACTATACATCAGTACAGGCATTAACGGTGCAGGAATATCAAGTCTTCTCAAACAGAATCTTGCCATTGAGCACCTTAAATATTTAAAGCCCGATTTAGTTATTATAGATGTAGGGATTAATGATATTTACCGAACTGCATTTCATGAAAACTTTATTCTAATGAATCTTTTAAAGTTGATTCAGGAGATACGAACTAATTTACCCACGACGTCTATGATTTTAGTAAGTCCTCAGAATGTTATGTATAGAAACATCAACATACCCAACTGCAAATTATATAGTGCATTAATACGAAGAATAGCCGAGAAAGAAAAAGTAGCTTTGTATGATTATTTTACCGTTGCTGGCGGGGATTATTCTATGAAAAACTGGTATGCTTTTAACCTTGCTCAGCGAGACAAGAAGCATTTAACCTTTGAGGGATATGTGCGTCGTGGTGAACTTTTTATTAATGCCATTCTCAATGCGTATAGAGTTTATTTATTAAAAAAACCTTTTTCCTATACCCAGGATTTTTTTGAAAATGACACCTTAAGGGTCGATACTTTGGTGGGATGTAAGAAAAATATTGTAAATGCTCAGAACGCATACACCCAATCATCGAAAAAAGATAATTCATCTCAGGCTAATGAAATAATATATGTCGTACAGAAAGGAGACAACCTTTCATCTATTGCTTCAAAATATGGGGTAAGTGTAGCAGATATTCAACGATGGAATAACCTTCAGGGAACTAGCATATATCCAGGTCAAAAATTAAAAATTCACTCTAATTCAAAAACTCAAGCAACTGTTTCAACTGCTTTCAATTCTCCAAAAAATATTACTCATGTTGTCAAAGAAGGAGAATCTCTCTGGAGTATTGCTCGTAAGTACAATACCACCGTTGAAAAGATAAAAAAAGATAATCAACTAAGTTCTGACAAGATTCAGCCTGGTCAAAAGCTTATCATTAAATAA
- a CDS encoding CocE/NonD family hydrolase gives MKRIFFIFLLFVIILNAQLLQPFVKHIPMRDGKWLAADCYVQDTSGTIKYPTILIQTPYNRLLFRFGLPLGIGINLDGCPYAFVIVDWRGFYGSAAAAVPNPDRGKDGYDVIEWIVNQPWSNGKVGTWGPSALGKIQYLTAKENHPNHICAVPLVAAPQSLYLEYFPGGVYRKEYVDQLDALGFGLSSTLLTHPYYDTYWQLAEWLTFYPQNIRIPMFLIGGWFDHNIQLMLDFFAALQTQSEVQVRYKHKFLIGPWVHGGHGTSQVGTPQQGELTFPQAVGWGDSLALRFFDYYLRGINNNWENEPPLRFFIPGKNIWESTTSWQTTIQNQTSITLYLLKEGRLSDEPPTYHHDTIQFVYDPRNPSPTVGGMTLRNDLLQGPYDQSQQVESRNDIVVFTSDDFSIPVTVTGKIKVILWVSSDVLDTDFALRLTDVYPDGRSILVREQIQRMRFRKGYSQSDELFMQDDSIYRIEMNFYDISYTFLPQHKLRLSITSSNYPRFDINLNNGGPMYTSGDTLVARNAIHVGQYYPSSVVLPVDQYPLRINDQVKESWIESFVSSDGKWLIVKLNKNEFVFLTIYDIQGRIIWHGPIDRQVSVYTGNWKNGVYYIQAQSLHELNVEPIMIVR, from the coding sequence ATGAAACGGATTTTTTTTATCTTTCTCTTGTTTGTAATAATTCTTAATGCTCAGTTGTTACAACCTTTTGTAAAACATATTCCTATGCGAGATGGGAAATGGTTGGCGGCAGATTGTTATGTGCAAGATACGTCGGGAACAATAAAATACCCAACTATACTTATTCAAACTCCGTATAATCGGCTGTTGTTCAGATTTGGGTTACCACTAGGTATTGGAATCAATTTAGACGGATGCCCATATGCTTTTGTTATTGTAGATTGGCGAGGTTTTTATGGATCAGCAGCAGCTGCTGTTCCTAATCCCGATCGAGGAAAAGACGGCTATGACGTCATCGAATGGATAGTCAACCAGCCGTGGAGTAACGGTAAAGTTGGAACGTGGGGGCCGTCGGCGTTGGGTAAAATTCAATATCTTACTGCCAAAGAGAATCATCCAAATCATATTTGTGCAGTACCTTTAGTGGCTGCTCCACAAAGTCTTTATCTAGAATATTTTCCAGGTGGCGTCTATCGGAAAGAATACGTCGATCAACTGGACGCTCTAGGGTTTGGTTTATCATCTACCCTGCTTACACATCCTTATTATGACACGTATTGGCAATTAGCAGAATGGTTGACATTTTATCCGCAAAATATTCGAATTCCCATGTTTTTGATTGGTGGTTGGTTTGATCATAATATTCAGTTGATGTTGGATTTTTTTGCCGCATTACAGACTCAGAGTGAAGTACAAGTGAGGTATAAACATAAATTCTTGATTGGTCCATGGGTACATGGGGGTCATGGGACATCTCAAGTAGGAACGCCCCAACAAGGCGAATTGACTTTTCCACAAGCAGTCGGTTGGGGTGACTCACTTGCTTTACGTTTCTTTGATTACTATTTGCGTGGGATTAATAATAATTGGGAAAATGAACCCCCCTTGCGTTTTTTTATACCTGGAAAAAATATTTGGGAGAGCACAACTTCATGGCAAACCACAATACAAAATCAAACATCTATTACTCTTTATTTGCTCAAAGAAGGAAGATTATCTGATGAACCCCCTACTTATCATCATGATACTATACAGTTTGTTTATGATCCACGAAATCCTTCTCCAACGGTGGGTGGTATGACATTGAGGAATGACCTTCTTCAAGGACCATATGATCAGTCTCAACAAGTTGAATCTCGCAATGATATTGTCGTTTTTACTAGCGACGATTTTAGCATTCCGGTGACCGTAACTGGAAAGATTAAAGTGATTTTATGGGTTTCATCTGATGTCTTGGATACGGATTTTGCTTTACGACTTACTGATGTTTATCCCGATGGAAGATCTATTCTTGTTCGTGAACAAATCCAGAGAATGCGCTTTAGGAAAGGGTATTCTCAATCGGACGAATTATTTATGCAGGATGATTCTATTTATCGGATTGAAATGAATTTCTATGACATCTCTTATACATTTTTGCCACAACATAAATTGCGTCTCTCAATAACTTCTTCGAATTATCCAAGATTTGACATAAATTTGAATAACGGTGGACCAATGTATACATCTGGGGATACTTTGGTTGCACGTAATGCAATACATGTTGGTCAATACTATCCAAGTTCTGTGGTTTTGCCAGTTGATCAATATCCATTGAGGATTAACGATCAAGTTAAAGAATCATGGATAGAATCTTTTGTTTCATCCGATGGCAAGTGGTTAATAGTTAAACTAAATAAAAATGAATTTGTTTTCTTAACTATTTATGACATTCAGGGTAGAATAATATGGCATGGTCCGATCGATCGTCAAGTTTCTGTGTATACAGGAAATTGGAAAAATGGTGTGTACTACATTCAGGCTCAATCTCTTCATGAGTTAAATGTGGAACCTATCATGATCGTACGTTAA
- a CDS encoding peptide chain release factor N(5)-glutamine methyltransferase has translation MKINELLTKIINQILPTYNGDIKEARAVALRLLAHHLHCKPYEMFAIPDHEINLNLAILNEDISKLKNGMPIQYITNEQEFCGLSLWVKPGVLIPRPETEELLHIIIKQKPTFDVAIDIGTGSGCIALALKHVFPQKRVIAIDIDPTSIEVTQINAIKHQLQIEILQLDIFDWEPISYFSSDERILVISNPPYVHPSERENMTQQVLNFEPEHALFVPSHDPIIYYKTILYKFSPLTSEFYFEVNPMFVKKLKDYLCSLNMNYTFFNDFKENIRFLKVLPKT, from the coding sequence ATGAAAATTAACGAGCTTTTAACTAAAATAATTAACCAAATTCTTCCAACTTACAACGGCGATATAAAAGAAGCCCGTGCTGTAGCACTAAGACTTCTTGCTCATCATTTGCATTGCAAACCCTATGAAATGTTTGCAATCCCAGATCATGAAATCAATTTAAATCTTGCCATTCTTAACGAAGACATATCGAAATTAAAAAACGGAATGCCAATTCAATACATCACTAATGAACAAGAATTTTGCGGTTTATCTCTATGGGTAAAGCCGGGAGTTTTGATTCCACGGCCGGAAACCGAAGAACTTCTTCACATCATCATTAAACAAAAACCAACATTTGATGTGGCTATTGACATTGGAACAGGTAGTGGATGTATTGCTCTTGCTCTCAAACATGTTTTTCCTCAAAAAAGAGTCATAGCTATCGACATCGATCCGACAAGCATTGAAGTAACCCAAATCAACGCCATAAAGCATCAACTGCAAATTGAAATTTTACAACTAGATATTTTTGACTGGGAACCCATTTCTTATTTCAGTTCCGACGAAAGAATTCTTGTCATTAGCAATCCCCCGTACGTTCACCCATCCGAAAGAGAAAACATGACTCAACAAGTTCTTAACTTTGAACCTGAGCATGCATTGTTTGTTCCGAGCCATGATCCCATCATATATTACAAAACCATACTTTACAAGTTCTCCCCTTTAACATCAGAGTTTTACTTCGAAGTTAACCCTATGTTCGTCAAAAAACTAAAAGATTATTTATGCTCATTGAATATGAATTACACATTCTTTAATGATTTTAAAGAAAACATTCGCTTTTTAAAAGTATTGCCCAAAACTTGA